From Dethiobacter alkaliphilus AHT 1, one genomic window encodes:
- a CDS encoding type II toxin-antitoxin system RelE/ParE family toxin: MMSEELYSVVWTKTALQDLQSIIRYISSHSNRQAKNIYVEIKEHVKDLRQLPFRGRVVPELQFFGVLIYRELIVKPWRIIYKLEGKNVWILAVIDGRRNVEDILFNRLV; this comes from the coding sequence ATGATGAGTGAAGAACTCTATAGTGTTGTTTGGACGAAAACGGCTCTGCAAGATCTGCAAAGTATAATTAGATATATTTCCTCCCACAGTAATCGTCAGGCAAAGAATATCTATGTGGAGATTAAAGAGCACGTTAAAGATTTGCGGCAATTACCTTTCAGGGGAAGGGTTGTTCCTGAACTGCAGTTTTTTGGGGTATTGATTTACAGGGAGCTTATCGTTAAGCCCTGGAGAATTATTTATAAGCTTGAAGGTAAGAATGTCTGGATACTAGCAGTAATCGATGGAAGAAGAAATGTGGAAGATATATTGTTTAACAGGTTAGTATAG
- a CDS encoding type II toxin-antitoxin system Phd/YefM family antitoxin, translating into MNSKEDIRPISYIKAHAAEVLAQVNETHRPVYVTQNGEAKAVLVDTETFEKMKKALGLLKLLAQGERNIAEGNVIAQEDVFATMERELGIDDE; encoded by the coding sequence GTGAACAGTAAAGAGGATATCAGGCCTATTTCTTATATTAAAGCGCATGCTGCTGAGGTGCTTGCTCAGGTAAATGAGACTCATCGACCGGTCTATGTAACCCAAAACGGTGAGGCTAAAGCTGTGTTAGTGGACACTGAAACGTTTGAGAAAATGAAGAAGGCGCTTGGCTTATTAAAGTTGCTAGCCCAAGGCGAGCGTAATATTGCTGAAGGAAATGTTATAGCCCAGGAAGATGTTTTTGCAACCATGGAACGTGAGTTGGGAATAGATGATGAGTGA